A genomic stretch from Armatimonadia bacterium includes:
- the rpsJ gene encoding 30S ribosomal protein S10: MAKTTSIRIKLKAFDHEVLDRSCQKIVETAERTGARIAGPVPLPTEKHVHCVVKPTALGRSSRTMEHFETRVHKRLIEILDSTQRTVDALMKVDLPAGVDVAIKTTAG, translated from the coding sequence ATGGCGAAGACCACGAGCATTCGGATCAAGCTGAAGGCGTTTGACCATGAAGTTCTGGACAGGTCCTGTCAGAAGATCGTGGAGACGGCGGAACGGACTGGCGCAAGGATTGCCGGACCGGTACCACTTCCGACGGAGAAGCACGTTCACTGCGTTGTGAAGCCCACGGCCTTGGGGCGCAGTTCGCGAACCATGGAGCACTTCGAGACGCGGGTGCACAAGAGGCTCATTGAGATACTGGATTCGACGCAGCGGACCGTCGATGCGTTGATGAAGGTAGACCTTCCCGCCGGTGTCGATGTGGCGATCAAGACGACGGCCGGCTAG
- the rplC gene encoding 50S ribosomal protein L3 has translation MAKVILGKKIGMTRIFDDEGKEVAVTVIQAGPCVVVQRKTVGSDGYEAIQLGFEEKKRSRTNSPMTGHFESRNISPKRYLREFRVGGDEAYEVGSEVTVDGFEVGQMIEIVGTSKGKGFAGGIKRYHFVGGPASHGSKVHRSPMSGGATDAARVFKGTRKPGHMGDARVTQKGLTVVDVDPSRNLLVVKGAVPGGANGLLEIRGRK, from the coding sequence ATGGCAAAGGTCATATTGGGCAAGAAAATCGGGATGACTCGCATCTTCGACGATGAGGGCAAGGAGGTCGCCGTCACGGTCATCCAGGCCGGCCCGTGCGTTGTAGTTCAGCGCAAGACAGTGGGCAGTGACGGATATGAGGCCATCCAGCTGGGTTTCGAGGAGAAGAAGCGGAGCCGGACGAATAGCCCCATGACAGGGCACTTCGAGAGCCGGAACATCTCCCCGAAGCGGTACCTGAGGGAGTTCCGGGTGGGCGGCGACGAGGCGTACGAGGTTGGGAGCGAAGTGACCGTGGACGGGTTCGAGGTCGGCCAGATGATTGAGATTGTGGGGACCTCGAAGGGCAAGGGATTCGCGGGCGGCATCAAGCGATACCACTTTGTGGGTGGTCCGGCGAGTCACGGTTCGAAGGTACACCGCAGCCCTATGTCAGGCGGTGCGACGGATGCGGCTCGGGTCTTCAAGGGGACTCGCAAGCCGGGGCACATGGGCGACGCACGGGTGACGCAGAAGGGCCTGACGGTGGTGGACGTAGACCCGTCGAGGAATCTGTTGGTTGTCAAGGGAGCCGTTCCGGGCGGAGCTAACGGCCTGCTGGAGATCCGCGGGCGGAAGTAG
- the rplD gene encoding 50S ribosomal protein L4: MPQMAVYDQAGEKTTQIEVPDEILGLPFNADLVQQAVTAVDYARKRRCGKAKDRGEVSITGAKWYRQKGTGRARHGDQAPPHFVGGGVAHGPKGIQPTHKMPKQMRRKATYCALSARAREGAFTIIDKLQFETISTKKFAQVLADLEVDGRILLLLSPEEARDEVIFKSVRNIQALVAREVPHFNVRDVLWADEIMMTQAALTLIMGGAEADAD; the protein is encoded by the coding sequence ATGCCGCAGATGGCAGTTTACGATCAGGCCGGAGAGAAGACAACGCAGATCGAGGTTCCAGACGAAATCCTCGGGTTGCCCTTCAACGCCGACCTCGTCCAGCAGGCGGTCACGGCGGTAGACTACGCCCGGAAACGGCGCTGTGGGAAGGCCAAGGACCGGGGCGAAGTGTCTATCACGGGCGCTAAGTGGTACAGGCAGAAGGGCACGGGCCGGGCGCGACACGGGGACCAGGCTCCGCCGCACTTCGTCGGTGGAGGCGTTGCTCACGGTCCGAAGGGGATCCAGCCGACGCACAAGATGCCCAAGCAGATGCGGCGGAAGGCGACATACTGCGCGTTGTCGGCCAGGGCGCGCGAGGGCGCTTTCACGATCATTGACAAGCTGCAGTTCGAGACGATCTCGACAAAGAAGTTCGCGCAGGTGTTGGCGGACCTTGAGGTAGACGGCCGCATCCTCCTGCTGCTGAGCCCCGAAGAGGCGCGCGACGAGGTCATCTTCAAGAGCGTTCGCAACATCCAGGCGTTGGTGGCCCGTGAGGTCCCGCACTTCAATGTGCGTGACGTGCTGTGGGCGGACGAGATCATGATGACCCAGGCCGCGCTGACGCTGATCATGGGAGGCGCTGAGGCAGATGCTGACTAG
- the rplW gene encoding 50S ribosomal protein L23 has protein sequence MLTSDDLNRYRSIILQPIVTEKSMQEADELRKYHFRVHSDANKIEIRAAVEALFNVKVTDVNTMNVLGKARRRSYRYRQGRTARWKKAIVTLAPGNTISVVETG, from the coding sequence ATGCTGACTAGCGACGACCTCAACCGCTATCGGAGTATCATCCTCCAGCCGATTGTTACCGAGAAGTCGATGCAGGAGGCGGATGAGCTGCGCAAGTACCACTTCCGCGTTCATTCGGACGCCAACAAGATTGAGATTCGCGCTGCCGTAGAGGCGCTGTTCAACGTTAAAGTGACGGACGTCAACACGATGAATGTCCTGGGCAAGGCGCGCCGGCGGAGTTACCGGTACCGCCAGGGGCGGACCGCACGATGGAAGAAAGCGATCGTGACGCTGGCCCCGGGGAATACCATCTCGGTTGTCGAGACAGGGTAG
- the rplB gene encoding 50S ribosomal protein L2, producing the protein MPIKEHKPTSPGRRGYANVDTSTLDKKRPERSLIVSRKETAGRNQHGHVTCRHKGGGHKQYVRLIDFKRDKDGVPGKVAALEYDPGRSSHIALLHYADGEKRYILLPQGLKKGDTVVSGPKAPARLGNALPIANVPVGTVVHNVELTPGKGGQMGRSAGAEIQVVAKEGSYAHLRLPSGEVRLVSVQCRCTVGRVGNIEHINIRDAKAGRKRWRGVRPTVRGTVMNPVDHPHGGGEGKAPIGMDSPRSPWGWKTLGRKTRKQKKTSNKYIVRRRGSSR; encoded by the coding sequence ATGCCGATCAAGGAACACAAACCAACTTCGCCAGGACGTCGCGGATACGCGAACGTTGATACTTCCACGTTGGACAAGAAGCGTCCCGAGCGGTCTCTGATCGTGTCGCGGAAGGAGACCGCGGGTCGCAACCAGCACGGTCATGTGACTTGCCGTCACAAGGGCGGCGGACACAAGCAGTACGTGCGTCTGATCGACTTCAAGCGGGACAAGGATGGGGTTCCGGGCAAGGTCGCAGCGCTCGAGTACGACCCTGGTCGCTCCTCTCACATCGCGCTGCTGCATTACGCTGACGGAGAGAAGCGCTATATTCTACTGCCCCAGGGGCTGAAGAAGGGTGACACGGTTGTTTCCGGCCCGAAGGCTCCGGCCCGCCTGGGAAATGCACTGCCGATCGCGAACGTCCCGGTTGGCACCGTGGTTCACAACGTGGAGCTGACCCCTGGCAAGGGCGGACAGATGGGCCGCAGCGCTGGGGCTGAGATCCAGGTCGTGGCGAAGGAAGGCAGCTACGCTCACCTTCGGCTGCCGTCTGGTGAGGTCCGGTTGGTCTCGGTTCAGTGCCGGTGCACGGTTGGACGCGTGGGTAACATTGAGCATATCAATATTCGGGATGCGAAGGCGGGGCGGAAGCGGTGGCGCGGTGTTCGCCCGACTGTTCGCGGAACGGTCATGAATCCGGTCGACCACCCGCACGGTGGTGGCGAGGGCAAGGCGCCGATTGGAATGGACAGCCCGCGGAGTCCGTGGGGTTGGAAGACGCTGGGGCGGAAGACACGCAAGCAGAAGAAGACCTCGAACAAGTACATCGTCCGGCGGCGCGGTTCATCGCGGTAG
- the rpsS gene encoding 30S ribosomal protein S19, with amino-acid sequence MSRSMKKGPYADPKLLAKIDAMNASGEKKIIRTWSRRSTIFPEMVGHTMAVHDGRKHVPVYVTENMVGHKLGEFVPTRTYRGMRPSRSERTTTVKR; translated from the coding sequence ATGTCCCGCTCGATGAAGAAGGGGCCGTACGCTGACCCGAAGCTGCTGGCAAAGATCGACGCGATGAACGCCAGCGGCGAAAAGAAGATCATCCGCACATGGTCGCGGCGCTCGACGATCTTCCCGGAAATGGTCGGTCACACGATGGCTGTGCATGACGGCCGCAAGCACGTGCCCGTGTACGTAACCGAGAACATGGTTGGGCACAAGCTGGGAGAGTTCGTCCCAACGCGGACGTATCGCGGCATGAGGCCCTCGCGCAGCGAGCGCACCACGACGGTCAAGCGTTAG
- the rplV gene encoding 50S ribosomal protein L22 — MEVRAVTKWVRTGPRKVRRYADLIRGKDLAAARAILGVQSSPAAQVLRKTLDSAAANAENNHDLDAEDLKVSQTFVDGGFNIPRIRTRARGRADRISKRTCHVTVVLSDGE, encoded by the coding sequence ATGGAAGTCAGAGCAGTCACCAAGTGGGTACGCACCGGTCCGCGCAAAGTCCGGCGGTACGCAGACCTGATCCGCGGCAAGGACCTCGCTGCTGCGCGCGCCATCCTCGGCGTGCAGAGCAGCCCAGCCGCACAGGTCCTGCGGAAGACGTTGGACTCGGCCGCTGCGAATGCCGAGAACAACCACGATCTGGACGCCGAGGACCTGAAGGTCTCGCAGACCTTTGTGGATGGCGGGTTCAACATCCCGCGCATTCGCACACGGGCTCGGGGGCGTGCAGACCGGATCAGCAAGCGCACCTGTCATGTGACAGTCGTCCTCAGCGACGGCGAATAG
- the rpsC gene encoding 30S ribosomal protein S3: MGQKVHPYGLRLGIIRQSKSTWFAEGRRYRDNLLTDIRVRKHVHEMTSNASISDVTIERSADTVIVTVVTAKPGVVIGPRGRDVEKLRGKLEKLCGCRVRVNVEEAKDADMNAALVAQSIARQIERRVSYRRAMRQAMDRAVKAGARGIRCMISGRLQGAEIARTESVGPIGRVPLHTLRADIDYGLAEAHTGYGHIGVKVWVYRGDILRPRKVKAEDAYQAEETVEQAIAEQPAEATSVAPVVPEPAPEATPDAGVQDTVIVAEAIEEGESK; the protein is encoded by the coding sequence ATGGGACAGAAGGTTCATCCGTACGGCCTGCGATTGGGCATCATTCGGCAGTCCAAGAGCACTTGGTTCGCTGAGGGCCGTCGGTATCGTGACAACCTCCTCACGGACATCCGCGTTCGCAAGCATGTCCACGAGATGACTTCGAATGCGAGCATCTCGGACGTGACCATCGAGCGGTCCGCGGACACGGTCATTGTGACCGTCGTGACGGCCAAGCCTGGCGTCGTGATCGGCCCGCGGGGTCGGGACGTTGAGAAGCTGCGGGGGAAGCTTGAGAAGCTTTGCGGCTGCCGGGTCCGGGTGAACGTCGAGGAAGCCAAGGATGCTGATATGAACGCCGCCCTGGTGGCGCAGAGCATCGCGCGCCAGATCGAGCGCCGCGTGTCCTATCGGCGCGCAATGCGCCAGGCCATGGACCGGGCCGTGAAAGCCGGGGCCCGCGGGATCCGCTGCATGATCAGCGGCCGCTTGCAGGGCGCGGAGATCGCCCGCACTGAGTCGGTCGGCCCCATCGGTCGCGTTCCGCTGCACACCCTCAGGGCGGACATCGACTACGGTCTGGCAGAGGCGCACACCGGCTACGGTCACATCGGCGTCAAGGTGTGGGTCTACCGGGGCGACATCCTCCGGCCGCGCAAGGTGAAGGCTGAGGACGCATATCAGGCGGAAGAGACGGTCGAGCAAGCGATTGCTGAGCAGCCTGCAGAGGCGACGTCGGTTGCGCCAGTCGTCCCTGAGCCAGCCCCAGAAGCGACGCCGGATGCCGGCGTGCAGGACACCGTCATCGTAGCGGAAGCTATCGAGGAGGGGGAGAGCAAGTAG
- the rplP gene encoding 50S ribosomal protein L16 produces the protein MLMPKRTKHRKQQRGRMRGLAYRGSELNQGEYGLQALEPAWISSKQIEAARVAITRTAHRGGKLWIRIFPDKPVTETPPETRMGSGKGAPAFWAAVVKPGRIMFEIGGMPEDVAREALRKAGHKLPIRTKIVSREAE, from the coding sequence ATGTTGATGCCCAAACGGACCAAGCATCGGAAGCAGCAGCGGGGACGGATGAGGGGTCTGGCATATCGGGGTTCGGAGCTGAATCAGGGCGAGTACGGCCTGCAGGCGTTGGAGCCGGCCTGGATCTCGAGCAAGCAGATTGAGGCGGCCCGTGTGGCCATCACTCGGACTGCACACCGCGGTGGCAAGCTGTGGATTCGGATCTTCCCGGACAAGCCCGTCACGGAGACGCCACCGGAAACCCGTATGGGTAGTGGTAAAGGTGCGCCGGCCTTCTGGGCTGCAGTGGTTAAGCCGGGGCGGATCATGTTTGAGATCGGTGGCATGCCCGAGGACGTTGCGCGAGAGGCACTGCGGAAGGCCGGGCACAAGCTTCCGATCAGAACGAAGATTGTGAGCCGGGAGGCTGAGTAG